A single genomic interval of Lathyrus oleraceus cultivar Zhongwan6 chromosome 7, CAAS_Psat_ZW6_1.0, whole genome shotgun sequence harbors:
- the LOC127100732 gene encoding receptor protein kinase TMK1, whose translation MKVKVFIFLLFSLMMITLCYGKTDPNDLKVLNDFRKGLKNPELLKWPENGDDPCGPPQWSYVFCNNGRVTQIQAKNLGLKGSLPSNFNHLSELQNLGLQRNNLSGMLPSLSGLSKLQYAYLDYNEFDGIPIDFFEGLDSLQVLSLEVNPLNATNGWLFPLGLKNSVQLVNLSLVSCNVVGPLPDFLGTLSSLSNLRLSGNRISGEIPVSFGQSSLQVLWLNNQQGGGMTGSIDVIASMTFLTQVWLHGNKFTGTIPSNIGNLTSLRELNVNGNQLVGMIPDSLANMELQKLELDNNMFVGPIPKFKATTVSYASNSFCQSKPGLECDPNVNILLNFLSDLNYPSFVVPKWVGNDPCGGSWFGLSCIRNSVSIINLPRKNLTGTLSPSLAMLDSLLEIKLSGNNITGKVPSNFTELKSLRLLDLSDNNFEPPLPNFRKDVKVIVDGNPLFDNQPRPSPAPILTPPPLIEPPSPPRNVPQQQPKPPSPSSDSPQSNQSRNVESNPQPSNSNRLKTVAIVVGGVVIGFVALSVIVFFICCCSKKNKKKVSIDASSSAVAHAQDPSDPKVMVKFAVSDSTTGSLSTNTGVSSLTNNSGETESYHVIESGGNLVISVQVLRKVTNNFASENELGRGGFGTVYKGELEDGTKIAVKRMECGTISSKGLDEFQAEIAVLSKVRHRHLVSLLGYSIEGNERLLVYEYMPLGALSRHLFHWKSLNLDPLTWSQRLVIALDVARAVEYLHSLARQIFIHRDLKSSNILLGDDIRAKVADFGLVKLAPDGEKSMATKLAGTFGYLAPEYAVMGKITTKVDVFSYGVVLMELLTGLIALDESRPEENRYLAEWFWQIKSNEEKLKAAIDPSLEVNEETFESISIVAELAGHCTAREASHRPDMGHAVKVLSELVEKWRPVDEEFDYTGGIDFCQPLPQMLKIWKEAEGKDISYASSTNDSKGSIPAKPSGFADSFTSSDAR comes from the exons ATGAAGGTTAAGGTTTTCATATTTCTCTTATTTTCTCTTATGATGATTACATTGTGTTATGGTAAAACTGACCCAAATGATCTCAAAGTTCTGAATGATTTCAGAAAAGGGTTGAAGAATCCAGAGCTTCTGAAATGGCCTGAAAATGGAGATGATCCATGTGGTCCACCTCAATGGAGTTATGTGTTTTGTAACAATGGTAGAGTTACTCAGATTCAAGCTAAGAATCTTGGTCTTAAAGGCTCTTTGCCTTCAAATTTCAACCATCTTTCTGAGCTTCAGAATTTAGGTCTTCAAAGGAACAATTTATCTGGAATGTTACCTAGTTTGAGTGGATTATCCAAATTACAATATGCTTATTTGGATTACAATGAATTCGACGGAATCCCGATAGATTTCTTCGAAGGACTCGATAGTCTTCAGGTTTTGTCTTTGGAAGTAAACCCTTTGAATGCTACTAATGGTTGGTTGTTTCCTTTGGGATTGAAAAATTCAGTTCAGTTGGTGAATCTTTCTCTGGTGAGTTGTAATGTGGTTGGTCCTTTACCTGATTTTCTAGGCACATTGTCGTCTTTATCGAATTTGAGGCTTTCGGGAAACAGAATTTCGGGGGAAATTCCGGTTAGTTTCGGTCAATCGTCATTACAGGTACTATGGTTGAATAATCAACAAGGTGGTGGAATGACAGGTTCTATTGATGTTATTGCTTCTATGACATTTTTGACACAGGTTTGGTTACATGGAAACAAGTTCACCGGAACGATTCCGTCGAATATCGGGAATTTGACTTCTCTTCGGGAGCTTAACGTCAATGGTAATCAACTTGTTGGTATGATTCCTGATTCATTAGCAAATATGGAACTTCAAAAACTTGAGTTAGATAATAACATGTTCGTCGGTCCAATACCAAAGTTTAAGGCTACAACAGTATCTTATGCTTCGAATTCCTTTTGTCAAAGTAAACCTGGTCTTGAATGTGATCCTAATGTTAATATATTGTTGAATTTTCTCTCCGATTTGAATTATCCGTCATTTGTTGTTCCTAAATGGGTTGGTAATGATCCTTGCGGAGGATCATGGTTTGGATTGAGCTGCATTCGTAACTCGGTATCGATAATCAATCTGCCTAGAAAGAATCTTACCGGTACGTTGAGTCCTTCGCTTGCTATGTTAGATTCGTTGCTTGAAATTAAGCTTTCGGGAAACAATATAACCGGTAAGGTTCCGAGTAATTTTACTGAATTGAAATCTTTGAGGCTGTTGGATTTAAGTGATAACAATTTTGAACCTCCATTGCCAAACTTTCGCAAAGACGTGAAGGTTATCGTTGACGGTAACCCTCTTTTTGATAATCAACCTCGACCGAGTCCTGCTCCTATTTTAACTCCACCGCCTTTAATCGAACCACCTTCACCACCACGTAACGTGCCGCAGCAACAACCAAAGCCGCCGTCCCCATCCTCCGATAGTCCACAATCTAATCAGTCTAGGAATGTCGAATCAAATCCTCAACCTAGTAATTCGAATAGACTGAAAACAGTTGCAATAGTGGTTGGAGGTGTAGTTATTGGATTTGTAGCTCTTTCGGTTATTGTTTTCTTTATATGTTGTTGTTcgaagaagaataagaagaaagTCTCGATTGACGCTTCTAGCTCTGCTGTGGCTCACGCTCAAGATCCGTCCGATCCTAAAGTGATGGTTAAATTTGCGGTGTCGGATAGCACAACGGGAAGCTTATCGACAAATACAGGAGTAAGTTCTCTGACTAACAATAGCGGCGAAACCGAAAGCTATCATGTAATTGAGTCTGGTGGTAACCTTGTCATATCGGTTCAAGTTCTACGCAAGGTCACCAACAATTTTGCTTCGGAAAATGAGCTAGGCCGTGGCGGGTTTGGAACTGTTTACAAAGGCGAACTAGAAGACGGGACGAAAATAGCAGTGAAAAGAATGGAATGTGGAACCATTAGCAGTAAAGGACTCGACGAGTTTCAAGCAGAAATAGCCGTTCTTTCCAAAGTTCGGCACCGACATTTGGTATCCCTTCTAGGCTATTCCATTGAAGGAAATGAGAGGCTTTTGGTTTATGAATACATGCCTCTTGGGGCTCTAAGCAGACATCTTTTCCATTGGAAAAGCTTGAATTTGGACCCTTTGACTTGGTCACAGAGGCTTGTTATAGCACTAGATGTTGCTCGAGCGGTGGAATACCTTCACAGTCTTGCTCGACAAATCTTCATCCATCGAGACCTTAAGTCTTCGAATATTCTACTTGGTGATGATATTCGAGCAAAAGTCGCTGATTTTGGTTTGGTGAAACTTGCGCCCGATGGTGAAAAGTCTATGGCAACAAAACTTGCTGGAACATTTGGATACCTCGCCCCTGAATATGCAG TAATGGGAAAAATCACGACAAAGGTGGACGTATTCAGCTACGGCGTCGTGTTGATGGAACTTCTGACCGGATTAATAGCTCTCGACGAGAGCCGACCAGAGGAAAACCGGTACTTAGCCGAATGGTTTTGGCAAATCAAATCCAACGAAGAAAAGCTTAAGGCCGCAATCGATCCATCACTTGAAGTAAACGAAGAAACATTCGAGAGCATTTCAATTGTAGCCGAACTTGCCGGACATTGCACCGCCCGGGAAGCTAGCCATAGGCCGGACATGGGGCATGCCGTCAAAGTACTATCGGAGTTAGTAGAAAAATGGCGACCGGTTGACGAGGAGTTTGATTACACCGGTGGAATCGACTTCTGTCAACCGCTACCGCAAATGTTGAAGATTTGGAAGGAAGCAGAAGGGAAAGATATAAGCTATGCAAGTAGTACTAATGATAGTAAAGGAAGTATACCAGCAAAGCCTTCTGGTTTTGCAGATTCCTTCACTTCTTCTGATGCTAGATGA